A segment of the Candidatus Saccharimonadales bacterium genome:
CTCTTTATCGGGGAAGAGGGAGACTAGTAAGCGTGCAACTCGGGTTGGTTGGCTTAGGTAAAATGGGCTCGCAGATCGGCGAAGTTTTGCTTGGTAACGGCCACCAGTTAGTAGTTGATACCAGGCACCAACTGAACACTGAACCACTGGTAAGGTTGGGCGCCGATAGCTTTACCAATTACAATGAACTTGCGGCCAAACTGGCGGATAAACCAATTGTTTGGCTGATGATCCCGCATGAACATGTGCCGGCGGAAATTACTAAACTGGTTGAGGTTTTACCACCCGGAAGCCTGATAATTGATGGCGGTAACTCTAATTATAAAAGCACGATTGAACAAGCCAACCGGCTTAGGGATAAAGATATTAACCTGGTAGACGTTGGCGTCAGCGGAGGCGTGCGAGGAAAAGAACAGGGCTTTTCGTTAATGGTAGGGGGTGATACGGCCAGCGTGAAGACTATTACACCGCTGCTGGACGCCTTG
Coding sequences within it:
- the gnd gene encoding decarboxylating 6-phosphogluconate dehydrogenase: MQLGLVGLGKMGSQIGEVLLGNGHQLVVDTRHQLNTEPLVRLGADSFTNYNELAAKLADKPIVWLMIPHEHVPAEITKLVEVLPPGSLIIDGGNSNYKSTIEQANRLRDKDINLVDVGVSGGVRGKEQGFSLMVGGDTASVKTITPLLDALAGKQGGWHYFGGSGAGHFVKMVHNGVEYGLMQSFAEGYQILKFSPFNLDLAEIASVWQKGSINQSFLNGLILDMLKNDSEFTAVEGRVSESGEARWTLEAAAEANLPAPAIKAALDIRLKSQTGQTSWATKFLAQLRNEFGGHNVNPKQD